The region GCAACTGCAGCGCGAAGGCCACAACGTCAATTCGGGAAACGTTTGGTACAGCTACCGTCGCTGGTACGAGATGCAAGGCCTTGAGCCGCCAAACGTCCCCTACAACAACGGCAAGAAACGGCGTCCTCGCTAATCTGACCGTGAATGATTGTTAATCAATACCTCGTCCTCGTGACGAGGCGTTTTTCATGCGCTAAGCGATTTTGGAGTATCACGCTAATGAAAGGAGGATGAATGCCACCCATTTCCGATTCGAATCATGCTCAAGATTCAGAGACCGATTCGCAGCGAGCACAACTGGCGGCTAACCTCGCCTACCTCGTCGTGCAAGCCCATCGACGCGATCAACAAGACGTCGACCCTTCATCGAATAACGCCGAGGCTCTCGAAAACTAAATTTCCGCCCAAAACGGGGCATAAATAGATGAGGGACGTCTTAACCCTTCACTGGTCATCGCCTTCGAGACCTGCGTGTTAACCACATTCAATTCATTCTACCCAGGAGGTTCTATGTCACACGTCGTCACCATTGAAACAGAAGTGCGTGATGTTACGGCGATCCGCCAGGCAACACGGCGACTTCAACTTCCCGAGCCTACGTACGGTGAGGTTCGCTTGTTCAACGATCGCAAGCGGGGCTGGGCGATCCAACTTCGAGATTGGCGTTACCCGGTCGTCGCCGACGTGACGACCGGTCGGCTCGATTACGACAACTACAACGGCCATTGGGGCAGCCAGAAAGAACTCGATCAGTTTCTGCAGCGGTATGCCGTCGAACGGGCGACGATCGAGGCCCGCAAGCAAGGTCACACCGCCGTTGAACAGTCGCTTCCGGACGGAAGCATTAAGCTCGTCATTCAAGTTGGAGGGTAGGTTCTTGAAAATCATTGAGATCACCGTCAGCCCCACAGGCAGGACACGCCTCGAAACGCGGGGCTTTCAGAGCTCAGAGTGTCGCGAGGCAAGTCGCTTCCTGGAAGCTGCCTTGGGACAACAAACGTCCGAGACGCTTACAGCCGAGTTCCACGCCTCGGAAATCACGCAACAAAATCAAATCGAACAGAAGGAATAACTGCCTATGGATCCCATACCCAAACATCCATCCCACGGAACGATCGACCTGGCACGTGTTCTGGTGATTGTCGAGGGAACCAACGACATTGAGTTCCTTCGCCGGATTTCGTTAACGCTGCATGCTCACGATCGGGACCTGCCGAACCTGGCCGAAATGGAACAGCAAGGGCACTTGGTATTCGTTCCCTTCGGGGGCAGCAACTTGCCCAGCTGGACCCATCGGTTCGCTTCCCTTGGCAAGCCGGAGTTCTTCTTGCTCGACCATGAAGTGCCGCCGGAAACGGAACAGCGTCAGGAATTGGCCCAAGTAATCAACCAGCGTCCACAATGTCGTGCGGTGCTTACACACAAGCGTAGCCTGGAAAACTATCTTCATCCAGCAGCGATCCGAGAGGTTGCTCCGATCGAGCTTACGTTCGGCGATTTTGACCCGGTGGCCATCCTCGTCGCCAAGCAACTCTATGAGAACGGCCTCCACGACAGGCCTTGGGAACTCTTGTCGCGTCGCTCTCAGAATCGCCTGTCCAGCCGCGCCAAACGTTGGCTCAACACGCAGTGCGCAGGCCACATGACGGTAGACCACCTTCGGGACCGAGATCCTGAAGGCGAAATCGCCAGTTGGCTGACCACGATCGGGCGTCTAGCCCACTCTGCCTAAAGCTCGCTCTCGCGAGCTTATTCGTTTCTAGACTTCATTTACAAGGAATCAATATGCGCTTAGCAGAAGAAATTCAGGAACTGGTGCGGGCTGGCTTCAGCGGACTCTGGATTCGCAGCTGCGAACAGGATGATGCGATCGCCGAACTGGCTCAGCTTTGCCGAGACGAAGACTGGCGGATGAACACCTGGGATATCGACGTCGGTCTCAAAGGTGCCCCGACAGAACAGTTGGAATCGCCAGCCGTGTCGGTCACCGATCCCTTAGGGGCTGTGCGACATCTCGAATCGCTTCCCAGCAACGGACAGCCTTCGCTCCTGGTGCTATCCAATCTCCATCGCTTCCTCGGTTCGGCGGAGGTCGTCCAGGCGATCTTTCACCAAGTTTCGCAGGGGAAAGCTCATCAGCGTTTTCTCGTCGTTCTGGCACCGGTGGTTCAGCTGCCAGTTGAACTGGAACGTGTGTTCACCGTGGTGGAGCATGAACTTCCCTCTCGGGAACAACTCACTGAAATTGCGACGGATATTGCAACCGAAGGAGATGAGTTCCCCGCAGGTGTTGGGCGGGAACGGATTCTCGATGCGGCCTGTGGCTTGAGCCGGTACGAGGCGGAGAACGCGTTCGCATTATCCTTAGTGCGCCATGGCAGATTGGAGCCGTCGGCCATTTGGCAGCTCAAGTCCCAGACGCTCATCAAGAGCGGCCTACTATCGCTCCATCGTGGCGGCGAGTCGTTTGCAGAGCTGGGCGGGTTGGATTCGCTCAAGCAGTTTTGCTGTCAGGCACTGCGATCGCAGGAATCTCGCTCAGTCCAAGCGAAGGGCGTTTTACTGCTGGGTGTGCCTGGTACTGGCAAGTCGGCCTTCGCCAAAGCGCTTGGCCGCGAAATTGGCAGGCCGACTCTGACGCTCGATGTGGGGGCACTCATGGGCGGCATCGTCGGCCAAACCGAGGAGCGAACTCGCAGGGCGCTGAAAATTATCGATGCTATGCAGCCTGCGGTGCTCTTCATCGACGAACTCGAAAAAGCCCTCGGCGGCACTTCCAATTCCGGCCAGACCGACAGCGGTGTGGGCTCACGGATGCTAGGCACCCTGCTGACCTGGCTGGCTGATCACGAATCGGATGTGTTCGTGATCGCTACGAGCAACGACGTCTCCAAGCTGCCGCCCGAACTCACCCGAGCAGAGCGCTTTGATGCGATTTTCTTTCTCGATCTGCCGGGGAAGTCGCAGAAGGAAGCTATCTGGCAGATGTACCTGGAACGTTTT is a window of Bremerella sp. TYQ1 DNA encoding:
- a CDS encoding DUF1257 domain-containing protein, with amino-acid sequence MSHVVTIETEVRDVTAIRQATRRLQLPEPTYGEVRLFNDRKRGWAIQLRDWRYPVVADVTTGRLDYDNYNGHWGSQKELDQFLQRYAVERATIEARKQGHTAVEQSLPDGSIKLVIQVGG
- a CDS encoding DUF2997 domain-containing protein, producing MKIIEITVSPTGRTRLETRGFQSSECREASRFLEAALGQQTSETLTAEFHASEITQQNQIEQKE
- a CDS encoding ATP-dependent endonuclease translates to MDPIPKHPSHGTIDLARVLVIVEGTNDIEFLRRISLTLHAHDRDLPNLAEMEQQGHLVFVPFGGSNLPSWTHRFASLGKPEFFLLDHEVPPETEQRQELAQVINQRPQCRAVLTHKRSLENYLHPAAIREVAPIELTFGDFDPVAILVAKQLYENGLHDRPWELLSRRSQNRLSSRAKRWLNTQCAGHMTVDHLRDRDPEGEIASWLTTIGRLAHSA
- a CDS encoding AAA family ATPase, encoding MADHDRASSPLCLKLALASLFVSRLHLQGINMRLAEEIQELVRAGFSGLWIRSCEQDDAIAELAQLCRDEDWRMNTWDIDVGLKGAPTEQLESPAVSVTDPLGAVRHLESLPSNGQPSLLVLSNLHRFLGSAEVVQAIFHQVSQGKAHQRFLVVLAPVVQLPVELERVFTVVEHELPSREQLTEIATDIATEGDEFPAGVGRERILDAACGLSRYEAENAFALSLVRHGRLEPSAIWQLKSQTLIKSGLLSLHRGGESFAELGGLDSLKQFCCQALRSQESRSVQAKGVLLLGVPGTGKSAFAKALGREIGRPTLTLDVGALMGGIVGQTEERTRRALKIIDAMQPAVLFIDELEKALGGTSNSGQTDSGVGSRMLGTLLTWLADHESDVFVIATSNDVSKLPPELTRAERFDAIFFLDLPGKSQKEAIWQMYLERFGLDSSQELPNDGSWTGAEIRACCRLATLLNVPLVKAAQNVVPVAVTSAESVERLRSWASGRCLSAESGGVFTTTTQATRRTRRRLTQNPESN